A region of Arabidopsis thaliana chromosome 5, partial sequence DNA encodes the following proteins:
- a CDS encoding Low-density receptor-like protein (unknown protein; FUNCTIONS IN: molecular_function unknown; INVOLVED IN: biological_process unknown; LOCATED IN: chloroplast thylakoid membrane, chloroplast, membrane, chloroplast envelope; EXPRESSED IN: 23 plant structures; EXPRESSED DURING: 14 growth stages; BEST Arabidopsis thaliana protein match is: unknown protein (TAIR:AT3G02900.1); Has 30201 Blast hits to 17322 proteins in 780 species: Archae - 12; Bacteria - 1396; Metazoa - 17338; Fungi - 3422; Plants - 5037; Viruses - 0; Other Eukaryotes - 2996 (source: NCBI BLink).): protein MASCIATAPLSLSGVSQSHYVKANGLSTTTKLSSICKTSDLTIHKKSNRTRKFSVSAGYRDGSRSGSSGDFIAGFLLGGAVFGAVAYIFAPQIRRSVLNEEDEYGFEKPKQPTYYDEGLEKTRETLNEKIGQLNSAIDNVSSRLRGREKNTSSLNVPVETDPEVEATT, encoded by the exons ATGGCGTCGTGTATTGCTACTGctcctctttctctatctG GCGTGTCTCAATCTCATTATGTGAAAGCTAATGGATtgtctacaacaacaaaactcagTTCTATTTGTAAAACCTCTGATTTGACTATTCACAAGAAATCAAACCGGACTCGCAAGTTTTCTGTTTCTGCAGGGTATCG AGATGGAAGTAGAAGCGGAAGCAGTGGTGATTTCATTGCTGGTTTTCTTCTAGGAGGTGCTGTCTTTGGCGCTGTTGCTTATATCTTTGCTCCACAG ATCCGAAGATCGGTTCtaaatgaagaagacgagtACGGTTTTGAGAAGCCGAAACAGCCAACGTACTACGATGAAGGtttagagaaaacaagagagaCACTGAATGAGAAAATAGGACAACTTAATTCAGCGATAGACAATGTCTCTTCGCGTTTACGAGGTCGAGAAAAGAACACTTCTTCCCTAAATGTACCGGTCGAAACTGACCCAGAGGTTGAAGCTACGACTTGa
- a CDS encoding Chaperone DnaJ-domain superfamily protein yields MEDNDKSPPKDYYKILEVDYDATEELIRLNYRKLALKWHPDKHKGDSAATEKFQEINEAYNVLMDPAKRFEYDFTGIYEIHKYTLREYLARFKGMILTCNGLGISQSSSPWTHQLAETTKQQTSKVGFLFLFSLLGISNLLCNFFKTHLRPKLLDPFLYSLSSQDTV; encoded by the exons ATGGAAGACAATGATAAGTCTCCCCCTAAG gATTACTATAAGATTCTAGAAGTTGATTACGACGCAACTGAGGAATTGATCAGACTCAATTATCGGAAGCTTGCATTG AAGTGGCATCCTGATAAGCACAAAGGCGATAGTGCAGCTACAGAAAAATTTCAAGAGATTAATGAAGCTTATAATG TGCTGATGGACCCTGCTAAACGTTTTGAGTATGATTTCACTGGTATATATGAGATCCACAAATACACTTTACGG GAATATCTCGCCAGATTTAAGGGAATGATACTCACTTGCAATGGGCTCGGTATCAGCCAATCCTCATCACCATG GACACATCAATTGGCTGAGACCACCAAACAACAGACGAGCAAGGTtggctttctttttctgttctcTCTTCTTGGCATTTCGAATTTACTATGTAACTTTTTCAAAACCCATTTACGACCTAAACTCTTGGATCCATTTCTGTACTCATTATCTTCACAGGATACTGTATAA
- a CDS encoding Chaperone DnaJ-domain superfamily protein (Chaperone DnaJ-domain superfamily protein; FUNCTIONS IN: unfolded protein binding, heat shock protein binding; INVOLVED IN: protein folding; LOCATED IN: cellular_component unknown; EXPRESSED IN: 24 plant structures; EXPRESSED DURING: 15 growth stages; CONTAINS InterPro DOMAIN/s: Molecular chaperone, heat shock protein, Hsp40, DnaJ (InterPro:IPR015609), Heat shock protein DnaJ, N-terminal (InterPro:IPR001623), Heat shock protein DnaJ (InterPro:IPR003095); BEST Arabidopsis thaliana protein match is: Chaperone DnaJ-domain superfamily protein (TAIR:AT2G33735.1); Has 1807 Blast hits to 1807 proteins in 277 species: Archae - 0; Bacteria - 0; Metazoa - 736; Fungi - 347; Plants - 385; Viruses - 0; Other Eukaryotes - 339 (source: NCBI BLink).), translated as MEDNDKSPPKDYYKILEVDYDATEELIRLNYRKLALKWHPDKHKGDSAATEKFQEINEAYNVLMDPAKRFEYDFTGIYEIHKYTLREYLARFKGMILTCNGLGISQSSSPWTHQLAETTKQQTSKDTV; from the exons ATGGAAGACAATGATAAGTCTCCCCCTAAG gATTACTATAAGATTCTAGAAGTTGATTACGACGCAACTGAGGAATTGATCAGACTCAATTATCGGAAGCTTGCATTG AAGTGGCATCCTGATAAGCACAAAGGCGATAGTGCAGCTACAGAAAAATTTCAAGAGATTAATGAAGCTTATAATG TGCTGATGGACCCTGCTAAACGTTTTGAGTATGATTTCACTGGTATATATGAGATCCACAAATACACTTTACGG GAATATCTCGCCAGATTTAAGGGAATGATACTCACTTGCAATGGGCTCGGTATCAGCCAATCCTCATCACCATG GACACATCAATTGGCTGAGACCACCAAACAACAGACGAGCAAG GATACTGTATAA
- a CDS encoding RING/FYVE/PHD zinc finger superfamily protein produces MADRRVGKRQMGQRGFSKVESGTCNVCSAPCSSCMHRNVGFTGSKLDESSDENCHGVVGSQCSVNEDDLLPSSMVNAHKSLNNTASEASNLVNSSHDALSENAESKETIRCSGISDDSGAAAMTSKPSLSGSRMKHKVSASANMLDQSSNCIEDQEDGILSADRAKQLKSGCSNNEIGNKDLADGSALNSDPIPGGSRKDEVKLESLQNPSSNHDDRVSSEKGNFKEKSRPGGNKERQEPSVEGSTRSGENRKDGKSSKSSSSNSSAVSESESDDSEMVEHDVKVCDICGDAGREDLLAICSGCSDGAEHTYCMREMLDEVPEGDWLCEECAEEAEKQKQEAKRKRETEVTFNTYSSGKRHADKIEAAPDAKRQVVEASTGSPKKSILPRVGALSRETSFKGLDRLRGKLNHQTSFSDDTESARSAGSQLQPPKGAFLKSSSFNCSSSKPKVQLMDDAIHPRQKTGKEDTALDLKVGGFRNVGKSMPSRTTDAGNSGGSDSQAKMLGSKVYHSQEGKSLKQVKDRNREANASASSIDQKLKSRGNSSVSHANNNRDLKGLQSDGKRGNLTKQVSNLSRNRLENSVVSGGDISTNEKCSASEQSSSQADCKDELPSTSCTGEGMPNHGTVALQDGLPRSRVPREVGKKSKEAFSKRQRSSLLAGAKGLPSSQKGGQTAESSDTSGVSDSDLSTTKNVKEDLNKGNRLRAAVDAALRKKPSFGKNRVLEQSDASLVANVDSSSEKTLRNQLPSKMHKNHVSHEGLQGGHPILWPTSDPYKQTIVTNEKQLIFPGADTIPSRLVEPEVSFPAVKPVMRDLPLVPSPVMLRSSAIPDHEFIWQGDLEVRKIINQSAMHSGIQAHLSTLASPRVAEVVNKFPETFSLNEVPRKSTWPTQFEKLGTKEAHIALFFFAKDTESYERNYKPLVDNMIKNDLALKGNLDNVDLLIFASNQLPSNCQRWNMLYFLWGVFQGRKETNPQKNTSLPTSNVLPRDRDPKELCQTSSPSKHLEKGSSLRESSSNGIETRNGTDARSHENPNNRESSIERSPSKKEDIALKVEEAGVNHIPPQVTGSNSGDSLVRKVQKVEEQELGGRKDLPLTVMGSGIQSHGQDNPLEKDLNSSQASHRKRPLWELSNPANENSSAINQKVELNNDGLCEGSPNKKLKTENGSSSLCRDTSGHDSGIMKKSPKVVFPLDLNDDSEMVDNLSPLGNDENNNNRRLISGTVPNLELALGAEETTEATMGLLPFLSRSSNSGEQSNNSMNKEKQKADEEEEDDAEVAASLSLSLSFPGTEERKNVNTPLFLFRDLPR; encoded by the exons ATG GCTGATAGAAGAGTTGGTAAGCGCCAAATGGGTCAGAGAGGTTTTTCAAAAGTGGAGTCTGGAACTTGTAATGTTTGTTCTGCTCCTTGTTCATCATGCATGCACCGTAATGTTGGTTTCACAGGATCAAAGTTGGACGAGTCATCAGATGAAAACTGTCATGGAGTAGTGGGCAGCCAGTGTTCTGTAAACGAGGATGATCTTTTGCCTTCTTCTATGGTTAATGCTCACAAGAGTTTAAATAACACTGCTAGTGAAGCAAGCAATCTTGTCAATTCCAGTCATGATGCTCTCTCTGAGAATGCTGAGAGTAAGGAAACTATAAGATGTTCTGGGATATCAGATGATTCCGGAGCTGCTGCAATGACTTCTAAGCCATCTCTTTCTGGGAGCAGGATGAAACATAAAGTTTCTGCATCAGCTAATATGTTAGATCAGAGCTCTAACTGTATAGAAGACCAGGAAGATGGGATCTTGTCTGCTGATCGAGCCAAACAGTTGAAGTCAGGTTGTTCTAATAACGAGATTGGCAATAAGGATTTAGCTGATGGTTCAGCTCTCAATTCTGATCCAATTCCGGGTGGATCTAGGAAAGATGAAGTGAAATTAGAATCTTTGCAGAATCCATCATCCAACCATGATGACAGAGTCAGTTCTGAGAAGGGAAATTTCAAGGAAAAATCAAGACCCGGGGGTAACAAAGAGAGACAGGAACCTTCAGTTGAAGGATCTACGCGTTCAGGAGAGAACAGGAAGGATGGTAAGTCAAGTAAGAGCTCTTCGTCCAACTCATCAGCTGTGTCTGAGAGCGAGAGTGATGATTCTGAAATGGTCGAACATGAT GTAAAGGTTTGTGATATCTGTGGAGATGCTGGTCGTGAAGATTTACTCGCTATCTGTAGCGGATGCAGTGATGGGGCAGAACACAC CTATTGCATGCGGGAAATGCTGGATGAAGTTCCTGAGGGTGATTGGCTATGTGAAGAATGTGCTGAGGAAGCTGAAAAGCAGAAGCAAG AAgctaagagaaaaagagaaactgaGGTAACCTTCAATACTTATAGCTCTGGCAAAAGGCACGCAGATAAAATTGAGGCCGCTCCAGATGCTAAAAGACAGGTGGTTGAGGCTTCAACTGGCTCACCCAAGAAATCCATTCTCCCCAGAGTAGGTGCGTTATCTCGGGAAACATCATTCAAGGGCTTAGACAGGTTAAGGGGAAAGCTAAATCATCAAACATCATTCAGTGATGACACAGAAAGTGCACGATCTGCTGGTTCACAGCTCCAACCTCCAAAAG gTGCATTTTTGAAATCCAGTTCCTTTAATTGTTCGAGCTCGAAACCGAAAGTGCAACTTATGGATGATGCTATTCACCCAAGACAGAAGACTGGCAAAGAAGATACTGCACTTGATTTAAAAGTGGGGGGTTTTAGAAATGTAGGCAAGTCAATGCCAAGTAGAACTACAGATGCAGGGAATTCTGGTGGAAGCGACTCACAAGCAAAAATGCTTGGATCAAAAGTTTATCATTCACAAGAAGGCAAAAGCTTAAAGCAAGTGAAAGATCGTAATAGAGAAGCTAATGCATCAGCATCCTCCATTGATCAGAAGTTAAAGTCACGCGGCAATTCGTCTGTTTCACATGCAAACAATAATCGTGATTTAAAGGGTTTGCAGTCTGATGGTAAACGAGGTAACTTGACGAAACAAGTCAGCAATCTAAGCCGAAACCGTCTAGAAAATTCAGTTGTTTCGG GAGGAGATATTTCCACAAATGAAAAGTGCAGTGCCAGCGAGCAAAGTTCAAGTCAAGCTGACTGTAAGGATGAACTGCCATCCACTTCTTGTACGGGTGAAGGCATGCCAAACCACGGTACTGTAGCTTTACAGGATGGATTGCCGCGGTCCAGGGTACCTAGAGAGGTAGggaagaaaagcaaagaagcCTTCAGTAAACGCCAAAGGTCTAGCCTGTTGGCTGGTGCAAAAGGCTTACCATCATCTCAAAAGGGAGGTCAGACTGCAGAATCCAGCGACACCTCAGGCGTGTCTGATAGTGATCTCTCTACCACGAAAAACGTTAAGGAGGATTTAAATAAGGGTAATAGGTTACGAGCAGCAGTAGATGCTGCTCTGCGTAAAAAGCCCAGCTTTGGCAAGAACAGAGTATTGGAGCAATCTGATGCGTCATTGGTAGCTAATGTGGATTCTAGTTCTGAAAAGACTCTACGAAATCAATTGCCTTCAAAGATGCATAAGAATCATGTGTCACACGAAGGATTGCAAGGAGGGCATCCGATTTTATGGCCTACTTCTGATCCGTACAAGCAGACAATTGTAACAAATGAGAAGCAGCTTATATTCCCTGGTGCTGATACTATACCTTCACGATTGGTGGAACCTGAAGTCAGTTTTCCCGCCGTAAAGCCTGTCATGAGAGATTTGCCTTTAGTTCCCTCACCTGTTATGTTGAGAAGCTCAGCCATTCCGGACCATGAGTTTATATGGCA GGGGGACTTAGAGGTGCGGAAAATCATAAACCAGTCAGCTATGCATAGCGGAATTCAAGCACATTTATCAACCTTAGCATCACCCAGGGTTGCTGAAGTGGTGAATAAATTTCCAGAAACTTTCAGTTTGAATGAAGTACCTCGGAAGAGTACATGGCCTAcacaatttgaaaaattaggTACTAAGGAAGCCCATATAGCTCTATTCTTCTTTGCAAAGGACACTGAGAG TTATGAGAGAAATTATAAGCCTCTGGTAGATAACATGATCAAGAACGATTTAGCCCTGAAAGGAAATCTCGATAACGTTGACCTTTTGATTTTTGCATCCAACCAGCTTCCTTCGAATTGCCAGC GCTGGAACATGTTATATTTCCTTTGGGGTGTCTTCcaaggaagaaaagagacTAACCCACAAAAGAACACATCTTTGCCTACTTCAAATGTTTTGCCGCGTGACAGAGACCCCAAGGAGCTGTGTCAAACGAGTTCTCCTTCCAAGCATTTGGAGAAAGGGTCTTCTCTACGTGAGAGCTCCAGCAACGGAATTGAAACACGGAATGGGACAGATGCACGTAGTCATGAGAATCCAAATAACAGGGAATCCTCTATTGAGCGATCACCGAGCAAAAAG GAGGATATTGCTCTTAAAGTGGAAGAAGCAGGTGTGAATCACATCCCCCCTCAAGTTACTGGATCAAATTCTGGAGATAGTCTAGTGAGGAAGGTTCAGAAAGTCGAGGAACAAGAATTAGGTGGTAGGAAGGATCTGCCATTGACGGTCATGGGCTCAGGGATCCAGTCCCATGGGCAAGATAATCCTCTAGAGAAAGATCTCAACAGTAGTCAGGCTAGTCACAGGAAGCGTCCACTTTGGGAACTGAGTAACCCCGCTAACGAGAATTCATCTGCCATAAACCAGAAAGTGGAGCTCAATAATGACGGTTTATGCGAAGGATCTCCGAATAAGAAGCTGAAGACAGAAAACGGAAGCAGCAGCCTCTGCCGGGATACATCTGGTCACGATTCCGGGATAATGAAAAAGAGTCCAAAAGTCGTGTTCCCATTGGACTTGAATGACGACAGTGAAATGGTGGATAATCTCAGCCCACTAGGCAATGACGAGAATAACAACAATAGACGTTTAATAAGCGGTACAGTCCCGAATCTGGAGCTGGCATTAGGAGCTGAGGAAACAACAGAAGCAACAATGGGACTATTACCTTTCTTAAGCAGAAGTAGCAACTCTGGTGAACAAAGTAATAATAgtatgaataaagaaaaacagaaagcagatgaagaagaagaagatgacgcCGAAGTGGCAGCTTCTCTGTCGTTATCACTCTCATTTCCGGGAACTGAGGAGAGGAAGAATGTGAATACTCCGTTGTTCCTGTTCAGAGACCTTCCCAGATAA
- a CDS encoding Low-density receptor-like protein (unknown protein; FUNCTIONS IN: molecular_function unknown; INVOLVED IN: biological_process unknown; LOCATED IN: chloroplast, membrane; EXPRESSED IN: 23 plant structures; EXPRESSED DURING: 14 growth stages; BEST Arabidopsis thaliana protein match is: unknown protein (TAIR:AT3G02900.1); Has 106 Blast hits to 106 proteins in 32 species: Archae - 0; Bacteria - 28; Metazoa - 0; Fungi - 0; Plants - 78; Viruses - 0; Other Eukaryotes - 0 (source: NCBI BLink).), translating into MASCIATAPLSLSGVSQSHYVKANGLSTTTKLSSICKTSDLTIHKKSNRTRKFSVSAGDGSRSGSSGDFIAGFLLGGAVFGAVAYIFAPQIRRSVLNEEDEYGFEKPKQPTYYDEGLEKTRETLNEKIGQLNSAIDNVSSRLRGREKNTSSLNVPVETDPEVEATT; encoded by the exons ATGGCGTCGTGTATTGCTACTGctcctctttctctatctG GCGTGTCTCAATCTCATTATGTGAAAGCTAATGGATtgtctacaacaacaaaactcagTTCTATTTGTAAAACCTCTGATTTGACTATTCACAAGAAATCAAACCGGACTCGCAAGTTTTCTGTTTCTGCAGG AGATGGAAGTAGAAGCGGAAGCAGTGGTGATTTCATTGCTGGTTTTCTTCTAGGAGGTGCTGTCTTTGGCGCTGTTGCTTATATCTTTGCTCCACAG ATCCGAAGATCGGTTCtaaatgaagaagacgagtACGGTTTTGAGAAGCCGAAACAGCCAACGTACTACGATGAAGGtttagagaaaacaagagagaCACTGAATGAGAAAATAGGACAACTTAATTCAGCGATAGACAATGTCTCTTCGCGTTTACGAGGTCGAGAAAAGAACACTTCTTCCCTAAATGTACCGGTCGAAACTGACCCAGAGGTTGAAGCTACGACTTGa